GAGAATTGGTGTGGGTAATGCCTAGCAAAAGTACTATGAGGAGAGGGAGTGTAGAAGGAGAGAAGACCAAAACGGCGTCGTGTAGAAAAGGAGAAGACCAAAACGGTGTCGTGTAGGAGAAGAGAAGATCAAAACGGTGtcgtgaagaagaagagaagaccAAAACGGTGTCGTGTAGAGGGAAAGCAAAAAGGGAAGGATGAATAGATTCCAAGGTGGAAAGGGCCGGGTTTATCGGATCCTGTCCGTTGAATTGAGCAAATCAATATAATAAATACAGTTTGGTTTCttatgaagagagagagattgaagaGCAAGTATCCAAAGCtacatttttcctttccaaatATACCCTCTACctatacatattttttaaattaaaatctttaatttaaatatttttcaactaatttataattaaatattaaatttaattgtcCATAGATTTGATTAGCCCgaaaatgaatattaaatgTTGACTTAATGCATTATTGTTGCACATCCTTTCAAGTGTCACGTTTTCTTTTATGTCATAATCGGcatccatttatttttcaacttctttcaTACATAAAGatctaattaaataattaaatcataaaagcGATATGATCTTACTAAGGGACAAGAAACTTAGTCCAACGTGTCGGATTCTTACGGgatgaaaattattgattacaaaatcaagatCAGTATAAGATATACCCTTCTATTTgtggacattttttttttttagaattaaattttaggagAGACAAGGGTATTTTAGTACATTTGTAGTAAAAAgatgtatttattataaataataagatttttctttcttaaaaagGTAAACactaagaataaaaatatataattatatgaattttggAAGAGGTGAAAGATGACGTGACACATGAAGATAGATAATTTGTAAATacccaataaaataaaataaaagtgaaaagaCATCTGAAAccctcgtttttttttttttctccttcttaaaaaagaaaaaaagaaaaaaaaagaaaagtaaattcAAATGCAATTGTAATGATGAAGCAACCTATTGGCCTCTCTAAGGCCACTGAAATAGGCTCCATGTGTGGTGGAATAATGGGTTCTGTGCGTTGCTTCACCTGCAAACAGAATCTGAAGTAATGGAGCTTTTGGGGATTCCTCTGTTCTTGGCAATGGCTCTGCCATGGCGTCCAAATCTTCCCCGCTTGATCCCACTGCAACGTATGAGTATGAGCCTTGAAACAGCGGATCGCTCCCCCATTGGCTCTTCAAGACCTGACTAAAATGGAATTCAACGGTGTCGTTTTGGTTTTTGTGGCCGTTACTCCACCCATTGGAATCTGATTCTGAGTTTTCGTTTTGGGATCTGGGAATTAGGAAGTTGCTGATTGTTGTTGAAACTCCATTGATGATTTCTTCGTCTTTGAGCTTCTCCAGCTGAAGAGCTTCTTCTCCGGCGAACCATGATAATAAAATCGATGAGTTTTGGTAAATTGGTTGCAGAGTTGTGGTTTTTCTCATCCACCATGGTATTCTTTTCCGCCGGAACTCAGATTCCGGCTGGTGGAAAACGAAATTCAGGCAAGGGAATTTGTTGATACTCTTGGGATTATCACTGTCGTTCGCCGGCTGTGATAGCCGGAGAAAAAGCTTGTTAACGACGCCGAATCCCAACCGGGAAATCGCCTCTGTTTTAAACGACGGTAACGGAGGGTTAAACAGAGGTGAATCTTCCCGAGTTCCAGCTTTGAGAACGCCGAGTGAAACGGTGACGATTACATGATCAGCCGATGTATGGGAGCCGTCGGCGAAATGTAGCGTTACCGGAGTTGGAATATTCCGAGATTCCGATTCGGGATTCCATTCGATTTTGGTGACTTTTTTGCCCAATTGAACTAAACCAGGGGGGAGAACAGAGGCGATTGATTCGATTACGCTCAAGTAGCCTTTGGCGATGGTGATTTCCTCGCCGGGGAACATTTGGTACTCACTTTCCGCCACGAAATCCAACGTGGAGAGCTCGCCGGCGGAGGTGTAAGTTCTTTGGTTGTTTTCATACATGGCGAAAATGGCTTCCTCGAGGGCTTTATGGCTCCATTCTCCACACCCATTGACCTCCGTTACGCCATTTTTACTAAGCCAGTACGACTCCAGCCCTTGCCGGAGAAAAGCACCGACGCTGAGTTTATCATAGTTACCTTGCCGGAGAAAATTGGATTCCCCGGCGATTTTTCCCTGAGCGAAATCCATAAGGTTTTTGAAGAGAGTAGAAATGGGGTCGACGGTAGCCGGTGAGAGCTCAACTCCACCTTCTGCAACGGTGGTTGATTGTCCGGAGTAGCCGTCCATGCACTCCCATGGCTGGTCGGAGTTCAGAGCACCGATTCGATCGGCTATTTCATGAATTGGGCTGCCACCGATTCCATGGATCCACGTGGCACCCATCTCTATTCTCTCACCCATAAACTCGGCCGTGTTGATTCTGCCGCCGATTCTTCCACCACCCTCCACGACGGAGATATCAAACAAATGTTGGGAACCCGGCGCCGTGTAGAGCTTATTCGCCGCCATGAGCCCCGCCATTCCGGCGCCAATAATCACAATTTTGGCCTTGTTTTCCACCATTTTTGGAGCTTgaattcaaagagaaaaaccagaagaagaagaagaagaagagggaaaaagaGATATGGGTGAGAAAAATGAGCAACTGATGAGGGGAACTTATAAGGATGTCTTCTTGTATTTGGCTTCttcactttttaatttaataatttcaaaactgaattaaattatttgaaatttagtcCAATAAAGACAGGGCTCTACTTTTATTGGAGTTTTTGTTGATTGCAAATATacacaaattctttttttatttatttatttatttatttataaaaattatttctttcaagaaaataataaatctcaACCCCACTGCCATTAATAACCTTGGCCCCAACCGGTAATAcagtaattatttatttatttttaccgTGGCTCACAAAAATCCAagattcatatttttaatatttaaataattatggaaaaaggtacttttcttatttgtacaaatttcttgatttcttaACCAAATGATCTTTCTGTgtttgacctttttttttttctttttttttttaaataggtgaaataaatttgggttttacataaaattaaaaattaaattaatataaatagagtgatggaatatggaaaagaaaataaggaataataattcaaatattttgttttgaaaattgaaattaggaAAGTACGTACCGTTCCCTTAGGCCATCTTAATTTTTGGAAGTATACGGCACAAAAAGATTTTGAAGGCAACATACTTTTTAAAGATTTCACTTTTCCAAAGATAATTGGATAAGACTATGGGGATCAAAAGTAAAAGTTTCTCATAAACATGCCTCTATTTGCAATAATATCActtactttatatatatatatatatatttaagacgtttttttttttaaatacgaacatcttcttctttgtcaTTTCTGAGTTTCAAGTAATatttgtggtagaattgcataTGATTCATTAATCAAaccttgatcaagttcaattgcgaagtgactcaatttagaacaagattCAACATCTTGATTATAGAGATCGTAAGAGTAATCTAATTCTCGCATTGTTTCTTGGTTTATCCCAATTTTGTATGAGAGGCGCTAATTTCTTTGATCCTACAAAAGTTTAGATATTTATCTCAAAATTAGGGTTGTCTTATCAATTTGGTATTGTatacatataaataattgagacgtttttttttccagCAATTCAAGcattttctttatcatttcCAAGTTTCACGCAATatttgtggtagaattgcatctAAGTCATTCTTGATCAAGTTCAATTGCTGaatgactcaatttagaataagGTTCCGAATCTTGGTTCTAGATCTTagatcgtaagaggtaatttaattttagccTTGTTTCTTGGTTGATTCGAATCTTATATGAAGAGATGCTAATTTCTCTTATTCAAGGGGTATCTTATCGATTtgtatcatatatatattcgattcctcaatcataagaactatAAAGTTAAGCGTGTTTGGCATAgaacaattttatattgaaaaacCACTGATAAATTTTTCAAGAAGCACGTAATTAAAAACCCGTGTTGGTTTATGGGAATAGTCTTCACTCGTAATACAGTTCAAGACCATCAAGTGCCAAATCTAGATAACGTGCCCTGGATTCTAAATCTTAGGcaaaagatgttttcgaactTAGATTATGATTTAATAACATTATTACGTTGATATTTTGTTACTTGCAAtataaaagatgaagaaaagaaaaaaaaaaaaaaacatagaatcATTAAAGAATGGATTGTTGATTTACCATAAAGTTAaccatatttatatatataattatggtCATGAGACACCATCATaatcaaaactttattttCCAAATCCCATGACCCATCACCCACATTTTTATAACttaattatataatcaatCATCTTTTTTGTACCTATGCTAcctatataataataataataNNNNNNNNNNNNNNNNNNNNNNNNNNNNNNNNNNNNNNNNNNNNNNNNNNNNNNNNNNNNNNNNNNNNNNNNNNNNNNNNNNNNNNNNNNNNNNNNNNNNNNNNNNNNNNNNNNNNNNNNNNNNNNNNNNNNNNNNNNNNNNNNNNNNNNNNNNNNNNNNNNNNNNNNNNNNNNNNNNNNNNNNNNNNNNNNNNNNNNNNNNNNNNNNNNNNNNNNNNNNNNNNNNNNNNNNNNNNNNNNNNNNNNNNNNNNNNNNNNNNNNNNNNNNNNNNNNNNNNNNNNNNNNNNNNNNNNNNNNNNNNNNNNNNNNNNNNNNNNNNNNNNNNNNNNNNNNNNNNNNNNNNNNNNNNNNNNNNNNNNNNNNNNNNNNNNNNNNNNNNNNNNNNNNNNNNNNNNNNNNNNNNNNNNNNNNNNNNNNNNNNNNNNNNNNNNNNNNNNNNNNNNNNNNNNNNNNNNNNNNNNNNNNNNNNNNNNNNNNNNNNNNNNNN
This genomic window from Cucurbita pepo subsp. pepo cultivar mu-cu-16 unplaced genomic scaffold, ASM280686v2 Cp4.1_scaffold000352, whole genome shotgun sequence contains:
- the LOC111785050 gene encoding probable polyamine oxidase 5; the protein is MVENKAKIVIIGAGMAGLMAANKLYTAPGSQHLFDISVVEGGGRIGGRINTAEFMGERIEMGATWIHGIGGSPIHEIADRIGALNSDQPWECMDGYSGQSTTVAEGGVELSPATVDPISTLFKNLMDFAQGKIAGESNFLRQGNYDKLSVGAFLRQGLESYWLSKNGVTEVNGCGEWSHKALEEAIFAMYENNQRTYTSAGELSTLDFVAESEYQMFPGEEITIAKGYLSVIESIASVLPPGLVQLGKKVTKIEWNPESESRNIPTPVTLHFADGSHTSADHVIVTVSLGVLKAGTREDSPLFNPPLPSFKTEAISRLGFGVVNKLFLRLSQPANDSDNPKSINKFPCLNFVFHQPESEFRRKRIPWWMRKTTTLQPIYQNSSILLSWFAGEEALQLEKLKDEEIINGVSTTISNFLIPRSQNENSESDSNGWSNGHKNQNDTVEFHFSQVLKSQWGSDPLFQGSYSYVAVGSSGEDLDAMAEPLPRTEESPKAPLLQILFAGEATHRTHYSTTHGAYFSGLREANRLLHHYNCI